Proteins encoded within one genomic window of Tabrizicola piscis:
- a CDS encoding GMC oxidoreductase: protein MPVLSFSDYQTSFQDFDLIIVGSGPAGLTIAHSLRASPFRIAILESGGIEPTKDIEALNEIVSVGHRRANPESVRRRCVGGTSTIWTGRCGMFDAIDYVRRDWLTTSGWPIDIDDMAGQVRRAGDLLGLTPNLSVTHALRDLRQPVDSRAWNADLLSPVVWQFSVRDGQASTEHFANSMDSPADELAILRHSGRKTPVDFGRAHVGWIRQSETVFLFTHATVHEVLAEDTGKMVSGLLVRGPDGRIRKLTASRVVLACGGIDNTRLLLASRSSKPAGLGNDHDQVGRYLTDHTFTEFRSFGPGAARLLRRRFATRLYRQSGAVQSYSFGLRLSPALQRREGLLNASVHLVEFGSRTNPLASIASGVRSLRGDRNLVEAANSIVQGLAHPVALCENVADRFVLGRTALNHPDRTVMGGSVEQLLNPDSRIRLSDRTDRFGMPLPEIDWRLSELEYRTAARFREILANEISRLGMEAGNGASWNDFESWREDLIDLAHPMCTTRMSDDPATGVVDANCQVHGVEGLFVAGGSVFSTPGHMNPTQMIVALALRLAEHLNTSMSARRTESVPLRPKIRIGLVGAGDRIQRVYAPALAAVSDRIEVVGVAARRQLSAEQVASKMGCAVFPDAETLVKEGRIDFLVVSVSDNDATYARLAHLGCPLFLETPICWSLFKGRKLVKQMKKAQLTVGLAEQFPFLPQARLQRKVVELGGIGIVKSATNNLANYDYHGVARLRRALDIWDEIVSVSARRYHVTGVQAPIDEALFHYRSGAGLVHRFTTDDNAGNVLEPASFIVDGDEGQLTDASGVTSGQASIFRPQRIEDASGDLIELSVETPVGKVRWRNPFVSYGLTDEQIAVATLLNEMAEAVSHAGSPAYDAVDGLNDVELLAAMRASQIRGGRRMGIGVSVVREKLRKLYGKRNAT from the coding sequence ATGCCGGTACTATCGTTTTCCGATTATCAGACGTCTTTCCAAGACTTCGATCTGATTATTGTCGGTTCGGGTCCGGCAGGTTTGACAATAGCGCACTCTCTTCGGGCTTCGCCCTTTCGTATTGCCATTCTGGAAAGTGGTGGGATTGAGCCAACTAAGGATATTGAGGCATTAAATGAAATTGTAAGTGTCGGCCACCGTCGGGCAAATCCAGAATCGGTTCGGCGGCGATGTGTTGGTGGAACCAGCACCATTTGGACCGGCCGCTGTGGGATGTTTGACGCTATCGACTACGTAAGGCGTGACTGGCTTACGACATCGGGTTGGCCAATTGACATTGATGATATGGCAGGTCAGGTGCGCCGTGCGGGCGATCTTCTTGGCCTCACCCCAAATCTCAGTGTGACTCACGCACTGCGGGATTTGCGTCAACCCGTTGATAGCCGGGCCTGGAATGCAGACCTTCTGTCCCCTGTCGTCTGGCAGTTCAGTGTCCGGGATGGCCAGGCTTCAACTGAGCACTTTGCCAATAGCATGGACTCTCCGGCAGATGAATTGGCAATCCTGCGTCATTCAGGGCGAAAGACCCCAGTCGATTTCGGCCGTGCGCATGTTGGTTGGATTCGTCAAAGTGAAACGGTGTTCCTATTCACCCATGCAACTGTCCACGAAGTCCTTGCCGAAGACACGGGTAAAATGGTTTCCGGACTGCTCGTTCGAGGTCCGGATGGGCGTATCCGTAAATTGACTGCATCCCGGGTCGTTCTTGCCTGCGGTGGAATTGACAATACCCGGCTATTGCTTGCCTCGCGCAGTAGTAAGCCCGCTGGGCTCGGAAATGACCACGACCAGGTAGGTCGCTACCTCACAGACCACACATTTACCGAGTTCCGCTCTTTCGGGCCTGGGGCTGCAAGGCTTCTCAGGCGACGGTTTGCAACAAGATTGTACAGACAGTCAGGGGCGGTCCAGTCCTACAGCTTTGGCCTACGCCTTTCTCCTGCGCTGCAAAGGCGGGAAGGTTTGCTGAACGCTTCAGTGCACCTTGTCGAGTTCGGGTCGCGCACCAACCCGCTTGCTTCTATAGCCTCCGGTGTTCGATCCTTGCGTGGCGATCGCAACCTTGTGGAAGCAGCGAACAGCATCGTGCAAGGTTTGGCGCATCCTGTCGCACTGTGTGAGAATGTCGCTGATCGCTTTGTGCTCGGACGTACTGCACTGAACCATCCGGACAGGACGGTGATGGGGGGTAGCGTCGAACAATTGCTCAACCCCGACAGTCGTATCCGGTTGTCCGATCGCACAGACCGTTTCGGTATGCCGCTTCCTGAGATTGACTGGCGTTTGAGCGAGCTTGAGTATCGTACCGCTGCTCGGTTCCGTGAAATCCTTGCGAATGAGATTTCCCGTTTAGGCATGGAAGCGGGCAACGGCGCTTCATGGAACGATTTCGAAAGTTGGCGCGAAGACCTGATCGATCTTGCGCACCCAATGTGTACGACACGGATGTCCGACGATCCTGCAACCGGCGTCGTGGACGCCAACTGTCAGGTGCATGGTGTCGAGGGGTTGTTTGTCGCCGGCGGTTCGGTCTTCTCTACGCCGGGACACATGAACCCAACGCAGATGATCGTGGCCCTCGCCTTGCGTCTGGCAGAACATCTCAACACGTCTATGTCAGCCAGACGAACGGAATCGGTACCACTACGCCCCAAAATTCGCATCGGACTGGTGGGTGCCGGGGATAGAATCCAGCGCGTATACGCACCAGCTTTGGCGGCGGTGTCTGATCGCATCGAAGTCGTTGGTGTTGCGGCCCGCCGACAGTTGTCCGCCGAGCAGGTTGCGTCGAAGATGGGTTGTGCAGTGTTTCCGGATGCTGAAACACTTGTGAAAGAAGGCAGGATCGACTTTTTGGTCGTATCCGTTTCCGACAACGATGCGACTTACGCGCGACTCGCCCATCTTGGTTGTCCACTGTTTTTGGAAACACCGATCTGTTGGAGTTTGTTCAAGGGACGCAAGCTTGTTAAACAGATGAAGAAGGCACAGTTGACCGTTGGCCTTGCCGAACAGTTTCCTTTCCTTCCGCAAGCTCGACTACAGCGCAAGGTCGTCGAGCTTGGTGGTATTGGCATTGTAAAGTCCGCCACGAACAATCTGGCCAACTACGACTATCACGGGGTCGCGCGTCTTCGTCGTGCGCTCGACATTTGGGACGAGATAGTTTCGGTGTCGGCTCGGCGATATCACGTTACAGGCGTACAGGCACCCATCGACGAAGCATTATTTCACTACAGAAGTGGTGCAGGACTTGTCCATCGCTTCACGACTGATGACAACGCGGGCAATGTACTTGAGCCTGCAAGCTTCATTGTCGATGGTGATGAAGGGCAATTGACTGATGCCTCCGGTGTAACGAGCGGCCAAGCGTCAATCTTTCGACCACAGCGTATTGAGGATGCAAGCGGTGATCTGATTGAACTGTCCGTGGAAACTCCCGTAGGTAAGGTCCGATGGAGGAACCCATTTGTTTCTTACGGTTTGACTGACGAACAAATTGCCGTTGCGACCCTTTTGAACGAAATGGCTGAGGCAGTATCACATGCCGGTTCGCCAGCCTATGATGCGGTTGATGGGCTCAATGACGTTGAACTGCTGGCCGCTATGCGTGCCTCTCAGATACGCGGAGGAAGGCGGATGGGTATCGGCGTTTCTGTGGTTCGGGAGAAGCTGAGGAAACTCTATGGCAAAAGAAACGCGACTTGA
- a CDS encoding CAP domain-containing protein, with protein MSVANEYEVQMLALINAERAAYGLAALKLNAKLNTSAETHSRWMLQADVFSHTGSGGSSAGERMGDAGYVFSGNWTLGENISWQSQRGAAGISDDVINLHNSLMNSPGHRANILNPNFVEIGIGIEVGQFATNGSNWPAVMVTQNFARSSADNGGPGTIVPDVPVTEASDVVTGTARADVIDALGGHDSVNGLGGNDSLRGGSGNDTLNGGADNDQLIGGLGDDQLTGGTGNDYIDGGDGSDRAYFTGTVAANVNLGLTTAQSTGHGTDTILNVEHISSGSGNDRLTGNSLGNSMNSGAGNDTLSGAAGNDSLNGGTGSDTLIGGGGADSFIFNTTLGSSNVDRITDFNVVADTIQLEDAIFSGLSAGTLAASAFVRNTSGNAADTSDRIIYESDTGRLYFDRDGTGAAAKVHFATLDTGLALTNADFFVF; from the coding sequence ATGTCGGTCGCCAATGAATACGAAGTTCAGATGCTGGCCCTCATCAATGCTGAGCGGGCCGCGTACGGTCTCGCCGCGCTCAAGCTGAACGCAAAGCTGAACACCTCGGCGGAGACCCATAGCCGCTGGATGCTGCAGGCGGATGTCTTTTCGCATACCGGGTCGGGCGGCTCCTCGGCCGGCGAACGGATGGGTGATGCAGGCTATGTTTTTTCAGGCAATTGGACCTTGGGCGAAAACATCTCTTGGCAAAGTCAACGCGGGGCTGCGGGGATTTCGGATGACGTCATAAATCTGCACAACAGCCTAATGAACAGCCCCGGCCATCGGGCAAACATCCTGAATCCGAACTTTGTCGAGATTGGCATCGGTATCGAGGTTGGCCAATTCGCCACCAACGGCTCAAACTGGCCTGCGGTGATGGTGACGCAGAACTTCGCCCGGTCGAGCGCCGACAATGGCGGGCCCGGCACCATCGTGCCAGACGTTCCCGTCACCGAAGCTTCTGACGTGGTGACTGGGACCGCAAGGGCTGATGTGATTGATGCCCTCGGTGGCCACGACAGTGTCAACGGCCTTGGCGGCAACGACAGCTTGCGCGGCGGTTCTGGCAACGACACCCTGAACGGCGGTGCAGACAACGACCAACTTATCGGTGGCCTTGGCGACGACCAACTGACCGGCGGCACAGGCAACGATTACATCGACGGTGGTGACGGCTCTGACCGTGCCTACTTCACCGGTACCGTGGCTGCGAATGTCAATCTTGGCCTCACAACTGCCCAGAGCACCGGACACGGTACCGACACGATCCTGAACGTCGAGCACATCTCTTCGGGGAGCGGCAATGACCGCCTGACGGGGAACTCCCTCGGCAACAGCATGAACTCGGGCGCAGGCAACGACACATTGAGCGGTGCGGCTGGGAACGACAGTCTGAACGGGGGCACCGGCAGCGATACGCTGATTGGTGGCGGCGGCGCTGACAGTTTCATCTTCAATACGACGCTTGGGTCCAGCAATGTTGACAGGATCACAGATTTCAACGTTGTGGCCGACACGATCCAACTAGAGGACGCGATCTTCAGCGGCCTTTCAGCCGGGACCCTCGCCGCATCGGCCTTCGTGCGAAACACTTCAGGCAATGCTGCCGATACCAGCGATCGGATCATCTACGAGAGCGATACCGGGCGGTTGTACTTTGATCGCGATGGAACTGGTGCGGCTGCAAAAGTGCACTTCGCAACTCTTGATACCGGTCTGGCACTGACAAACGCGGATTTCTTTGTGTTCTGA
- a CDS encoding LysR family transcriptional regulator has translation MLNQIDLSRTDLNLLVLFETVLREGNVGRAASALNLSPSAVSHGLGRLRRLMNDPLFLRTTRGVIPTERALDLAPRIAEILLGVREVLAGAEPFDPSISTRRFRVGAGDAFLCVHGPSFAAALSEQAPTVATSVLHIVPSFRTSPEQGAWDHVLEMLETRELDMAILPWVTSPARFALRPVPETEDRLVAVTRADHPYALDPTLDTYCLARHLVVSIRGDPVAATDSVLAKLGRERRVAMTAPNFSSALFLAAESDLVVSLPQSLVDTHGARFGLVGTPLPFEVSTSNVVIVTTRAALQDAGVAWLVDLLCVVMSKSELRL, from the coding sequence ATGCTGAATCAGATTGATCTCTCTCGTACTGACCTGAACCTCCTCGTGCTCTTCGAAACCGTCCTGCGCGAGGGCAATGTCGGGCGCGCTGCTTCGGCGCTGAACCTGTCGCCGTCGGCGGTCAGTCATGGCCTTGGCCGCTTGCGGCGCTTGATGAACGACCCCTTGTTTCTTCGCACGACGCGGGGCGTCATACCAACCGAGCGCGCGCTGGATCTTGCGCCCAGAATTGCCGAAATCCTGCTTGGAGTGCGCGAGGTTCTGGCTGGAGCCGAGCCGTTCGACCCCAGCATCTCCACGCGCCGGTTTCGAGTGGGGGCGGGCGATGCGTTCCTCTGCGTCCACGGACCCTCGTTTGCCGCAGCGCTTTCGGAACAAGCGCCAACCGTCGCTACGTCCGTGCTGCATATCGTGCCGTCCTTTCGCACTTCGCCCGAGCAGGGCGCTTGGGACCACGTGCTCGAAATGTTGGAGACGCGTGAGTTGGACATGGCAATACTGCCGTGGGTGACCAGCCCCGCTCGCTTCGCCTTGCGTCCAGTCCCCGAGACCGAGGACCGGCTGGTCGCCGTTACACGCGCCGACCATCCATATGCTTTGGACCCGACTCTCGATACCTATTGCCTCGCGCGCCACCTCGTTGTTTCGATCAGGGGCGACCCCGTGGCAGCGACCGACAGTGTGCTGGCAAAGCTTGGCCGTGAGCGTAGGGTGGCGATGACGGCGCCGAACTTTTCGTCCGCCCTCTTCCTTGCGGCGGAAAGTGACCTTGTGGTTTCGCTGCCACAAAGCCTCGTCGATACCCACGGTGCACGGTTCGGACTCGTAGGAACCCCGCTGCCGTTCGAGGTCTCTACGAGCAACGTAGTCATCGTGACGACCAGGGCTGCGCTACAGGATGCGGGGGTGGCCTGGTTGGTCGACCTTCTCTGCGTGGTTATGTCGAAATCCGAGCTGAGACTATAG
- a CDS encoding DUF924 family protein, translating to MFFDTTLTTRLKAHLSNPNAVAQFWKPLGHAVWFGKDPDFDQKFREAFVAEHAAAAQGELMPWLATAEGALSLVILLDQYPRNAFRGTARMYKTDALARLVADTALNLGHDGKVHVSLRGFFYLPFSHSEHMADQERAVHLFADLPEPAPMHSRSHREIVARFGRFPHRNSLLDRKTTPEEEAWLAAGGFAG from the coding sequence TTGTTCTTCGACACCACTTTGACGACGCGCCTTAAGGCGCACCTGTCTAATCCAAACGCGGTTGCCCAATTCTGGAAGCCGCTTGGTCACGCAGTCTGGTTCGGCAAGGATCCGGATTTCGATCAGAAGTTTCGCGAGGCCTTTGTGGCCGAACATGCCGCCGCTGCACAGGGCGAACTGATGCCGTGGCTTGCCACCGCCGAAGGCGCACTGTCTCTGGTCATCCTACTCGATCAGTATCCGCGCAATGCGTTTCGGGGTACCGCACGCATGTACAAGACAGATGCACTTGCGCGGCTCGTTGCGGATACGGCGCTGAACCTGGGCCATGACGGTAAAGTGCATGTTTCATTGCGCGGCTTCTTTTACCTTCCCTTCAGTCATTCTGAGCACATGGCGGATCAAGAACGGGCAGTCCATCTCTTCGCCGACCTTCCTGAACCGGCGCCGATGCATTCCCGCAGTCACCGCGAGATCGTTGCGCGTTTCGGCCGGTTCCCGCATCGGAACTCCTTACTTGACCGCAAGACAACCCCGGAAGAAGAGGCCTGGCTTGCTGCTGGCGGCTTTGCGGGCTGA